The following proteins come from a genomic window of Amaranthus tricolor cultivar Red isolate AtriRed21 chromosome 14, ASM2621246v1, whole genome shotgun sequence:
- the LOC130799317 gene encoding uncharacterized protein LOC130799317, whose protein sequence is MTDFPEELSQNTLMSMEQLEQMFLMFQKLNKTNNQTENPTSVKILEKLTYHNYKKWCKLMHIVIGGRGRLNHITAAPPPPSDPNYVQWEQRDAMVISWIIENIDGEIVNQFLDYTTAQSLWLGIESLLGCGKDELQIFDLSSKAGAMKQDTDTIEVYYGKLNMLWKEIDRRMLNLMTYSQDITEFNRYIQKQRLYQFLTGIHDSLDKERREILNCEPLPTVETAYTTIRREIARRRIMTGVSSLGTNPSEIGSGLATRKKTFQKSREEDDRRKLRCTHCGGSRHTKEGCFKIEGYPEWWDDLQKRRAATKAPASQTGGKAHLTTTDQPDTSWSNSGKGGNWYKREGQTIATEGMDNNGEKLKEEEERESPAVWEGEGDINTPSIYNQATLHPTPKTLKPRPYLKPKIPTSLLSHKHCETCVLAKSHKHSYFPSNNRAPKPFDIVHSDVWGPAPHIDFHGFSYYVLFIDDCSRMCWFHVTPKILRSDNGGEYISIAMKQFFLDHGLVHQTSCPDTPQQNGVAERKNRYLLEVAQALMFDTHVPIRFWPEAIATATYLTNRLLTKILQFKTPLATLNTFTPVPSSHSLPPRIFGGVVYVHLPSRVRTKFEPRTVKCVFLGRAPKEQVCTTTDIATDMVIESPPQTTTPVPEHPAEQKVTSSNPAPLININ, encoded by the exons ATGACCGATTTTCCAGAAGAACTTTCACAAAATACCCTAATGTCCATGGAACAGTTGGAACAGATGTTTCTGATGTTTCAAAAACTCAACAAAACAAATAACCAAACAGAAAACCCAACCTCTGtcaaaattttagagaaactcacATATCACAATTACAAAAAATGGTGCAAACTAATGCACATAGTCATTGGAGGTCGAGGGCGACTCAACCACATCACTGCCGCCCCTCCACCACCATCAGACCCCAATTACGTTCAGTGGGAACAAAGAGATGCCATGGTCATATCATGGATAATTGAGAATATAGATGGAGAGATTGTCAATCAGTTCCTAGACTATACGACAGCACAAAGTCTATGGCTAGGAATCGAAAGCCTTTTGGGATGTGGAAAGGATGAACTTCAGATCTTTGATCTTAGTTCCAAGGCAGGGGCAATGAAACAAGATACTGACACTATAGAAGTTTATTATGGTAAACTTAACATGTTGTGGAAAGAGATTGACCGGCGAATGCTAAACCTAATGACATACTCACAGGACATAACAGAGTTCAATAGATACATACAGAAACAGAGACTTTACCAGTTCCTCACTGGGATTCATGATAGTCTTGACAAAGAAAGGAGAGAAATTCTCAACTGTGAACCCTTACCGACGGTGGAAACGGCCTATACTACAATCAGACGGGAAATTGCACGCCGGAGGATTATGACCGGCGTCTCATCACTGGGAACAAATCCCTCAGAGATTGGATCAGGCTTGGCCACAAGAAAAAAAACCTTCCAGAAAAGCCGAGAAGAAGATGACCGGAGAAAACTCCGATGTACCCACTGTGGTGGTTCAAGGCATACAAAGGAAGGATGCTTCAAGATTGAGGGATACCCTGAGTGGTGGGACGATCTACAGAAACGGAGggccgccaccaaggcaccggcAAGCCAGACCGGCGGCAAGGCCCACCTAACTACTACGGACCAACCCGATACATCATGGAGCAATTCAGGTAAAGGAGGTAACTGGTACAAAAGGGAAGGACAAACAATAGCTACAGAAGGAATGGACAACAATGGCGAAAAACTGAAAGaggaggaagagagagaaagtccAGCCGTCTGGGAGGGGGAGGGAGACATCaatactccctctatttatAACCAAGCAACCCTACACCCTACACCCAAAACCCTTAAGCCCAGGCCATATTTAAAGCCCAAAATCCCCACAAGTCTCCTTAGCCATAAAC attgtgaaacttgtgtaCTAGCTAAGAGTCATAAACATTCTTACTTTCCCAGTAATAATCGTGCTCCAAAACCATTTGATATCGtgcattctgatgtatggggccCAGCTCCACATATTGACTTTCATGGTTTTTCATATTATGtgttatttattgatgattgttctCGAATGtgttgg TTCCATGTAACACCAAAAATCCTTCGCTcagataatggtggtgaatataTCTCTATTGCAATGAAACAGTTTTTTCTTGATCATGGGCTTGTTCATCAAACCTCCTGTCCCGATACTCCgcaacaaaatggggttgctGAACGTAAAAACCGTTATCTTCTTGAGGTCGCCCAGGCTCTCATGTTTGACACTCATGTACCTATTCGTTTTTGGCCTGAGGCTATTGCTACTGCCACCTATCTCACAAATCGACTCCTTACTAAAATCCTCCAATTCAAGACTCCACTTGCCACCCTCAATACTTTCACTCCTGTTCCTTCTTCTCACTCCCTTCCTCCTCGCATATTTGGGGGTGTTGTGTACGTCCACCTTCCATCTCGAGTTCGGACCAAATTTGAACCCCGGACAGTCAAATGTGTATTCCTTGG TCGAGCTCCCAAAGAACAAGTATGCACTACCACTGATATTGCCACTGACATGGTTATTGAATCACCTCCTCAGACTACTACTCCAGTCCCTGAGCATCCGGCCGAACAAAAGGTAACATCGAGTAATCCTGCTCCTCTCATTAATATCAACTGA